CCGAGGTCTGGTACAGCACCGGCACATAATGCAGGGCGAAATACACCAGGGTCAGCGCAATCACCAATCCCGGCAGTGCATGCAGCAGATACGGCAGGCGTTCGGCCCAGATTGCCAGTCGGCCTTTATGGCGCACCACCAACAATCCCACCGGCACTGCCAGCACCAGGCACAACGCCGCGCCACCGAGAGACAGCGCCAGAGACGACAACAAGGCCTCGCTGATCGCGGCCACCGGGAACGCCGCTGACGAACCCACCATCAGCCAGTACGCCAGCATCCCCAGGGGAATGCCGCTGCCGATGATTGCCAACAGCAGGCAGTAAAGCTGTCCGCCAGTCGTCCACGGCCCCAGACGAACCTGCTGCGCATGTCGCGCCGCGCCTTGGCCGGTGCGTACATGTCGACCCTTGCCACGCACGCGTAGCTCCAGCCATAGCAGCACCAGACACAGCGCCAGCAGCACCGCCGAGAGCATCGCTGCGTTAGCGTTACTGAATTCCAGCTCGAACTGTTGGTAGATCGCTGTCGTGAAAGTCTGCAGGCCAATGATCGACAGTGCGCCGAACTCCACCAGCATGTGCAGCGCAATCAGCAGCGAACCGGCCAGCAGTGACGGCCAAAGCAGAGGCAGGGTGATTTTGAAGAACACGCCCCAGCGATTCTGCCCCAGGGTCCGTGCGGACTCCTCAAGAGATGGATCGAGATTGCGCAGGGTTGCCGCCACCGGCAGAAAAATCAGCGGGTATTTGGACAGGGTCATCACCAGGATCGCCCCGCCCAGCCCTTCGAAGTGAGCGCTCAACGAGACCCAGGTGAAACTGCTGACAAACGCCGGCACCGCGAATGGCAGACACAGGATCACGCCCCATAGCCGTCGCCCCGGCAGATTGCTGCGTTCCAGCAGCCAGGCGAGCGACAGGCCAATCACGCCGCAGGCCAGCGTAACGCCCACCATCAGCGCCAGCGTATTACGCAGCAGGCCAAACACGTAGGGGCGCCACAACAGATGCAGCGCCTCGGCCCAGCCAGCTTGCCAAGTCTTGAGGCCGACATAAGCCAGTGGCAATAGACTGAGCACCACCAGCAGCAAAACCGGCAGCAACAACCAAATTGACGGACGCTTGCGCCGTGGCACGTAGCCCCCGCGCAACGCGGGGGCAGATAACGATGCGCTCATCAGTTCAAGCCAACGTCACGTTCCAGGTCCAGGGCTTCTTCGGCGTTGCCGAGATCGGCTGGGGTGACTTTCGGCGCTTGCAGTTCGCTGAACGGCTTGAGGCCGCGATCAGATTCCATGCCTTTATGCAGCGGGTATTCGGCGGTGGTCTGGGTGATCACTCGCTGACCCTCTTCGCTCGCCATGTAGGCGAGGAATTGCTGGGCTTCCTTTGGATGCTTGCTGGATTTCAGCACCGCAGCGCTGGAAACGGTGATCAACCCGCCGACGTCGCCGCCGGTGAAGTAATGCAATTTCGAATCGAGCTGGCCTTTTTCACGCTGCAAGGCGAACCAGTAGTAATTGTTCACCAGCACGGTGGCGACTTCGCCGTTTTCCACAGCCTTCAGCGCGACCATGTTGTTGCTGTAGGTTTTGCCGAAAGCGCGCAGACCAGTGAGCCATTCTTCAGCCGCATCCATGCCATGCACTTTGATGATTGCTACGGCTTGTTCCTGAAATGCGCCGCTGGTGGGCACGAAGCCGACCTTGCCTTGCCACTTCGGATCGGAGAATTCCATTACCGACTTGGGCAAGTCCTTCTCATCGATCAGCTTGGGATTGAATGCAACCACGCGGACTCGCGCAGTGATACCGATCCAGGTTCCGTTCCCGGCAACGTAGTCCTTTGGCAGAACGGCGAGGGTAGCGGCATCGGTTTTCGCCAGCAGGCCTTGTTCGCCGAGTTTGTTCAGCGGTGGGGATTCTTCGGTATAGATCACGTCGGCGGGGGAGCGATCGCCTTCTTCGACGATCTGGCTGGCGAGCTGGTTGCTGCTGCCCTTGCGCACATTGACGTGAATCCCGGTCTTGGCTTCGAAGGCTTTGGCGACGGCGTCGCCGACTTCCTTATGTTGGCCGTTGTAGAGTGTCAGGGAAACCGGATCGGCGGCTTGGGTGAGGGGAGTGGCGAGTGTCAGGCCGAGCAGGGTGA
The Pseudomonas lini DNA segment above includes these coding regions:
- a CDS encoding ABC transporter permease, yielding MSASLSAPALRGGYVPRRKRPSIWLLLPVLLLVVLSLLPLAYVGLKTWQAGWAEALHLLWRPYVFGLLRNTLALMVGVTLACGVIGLSLAWLLERSNLPGRRLWGVILCLPFAVPAFVSSFTWVSLSAHFEGLGGAILVMTLSKYPLIFLPVAATLRNLDPSLEESARTLGQNRWGVFFKITLPLLWPSLLAGSLLIALHMLVEFGALSIIGLQTFTTAIYQQFELEFSNANAAMLSAVLLALCLVLLWLELRVRGKGRHVRTGQGAARHAQQVRLGPWTTGGQLYCLLLAIIGSGIPLGMLAYWLMVGSSAAFPVAAISEALLSSLALSLGGAALCLVLAVPVGLLVVRHKGRLAIWAERLPYLLHALPGLVIALTLVYFALHYVPVLYQTSALLLIAYALLFLPLAQAPIRTALNKAAPQLEEAARTLGASSFSAFCRVTLPIIFPALGAAFALVFLDAMKELTATLLLSPTGLNTLATEVWAHTANVEFAAAAPYAALLILVSGLPVYLLTTRMYLSR
- a CDS encoding iron ABC transporter substrate-binding protein — protein: MMFRNTLRRGLTITLLGLTLATPLTQAADPVSLTLYNGQHKEVGDAVAKAFEAKTGIHVNVRKGSSNQLASQIVEEGDRSPADVIYTEESPPLNKLGEQGLLAKTDAATLAVLPKDYVAGNGTWIGITARVRVVAFNPKLIDEKDLPKSVMEFSDPKWQGKVGFVPTSGAFQEQAVAIIKVHGMDAAEEWLTGLRAFGKTYSNNMVALKAVENGEVATVLVNNYYWFALQREKGQLDSKLHYFTGGDVGGLITVSSAAVLKSSKHPKEAQQFLAYMASEEGQRVITQTTAEYPLHKGMESDRGLKPFSELQAPKVTPADLGNAEEALDLERDVGLN